The following coding sequences lie in one Deltaproteobacteria bacterium genomic window:
- the hflC gene encoding protease modulator HflC, translating to MARLLIGLGLVVVFALTQTAFTIGEREQGLIIQLGNPKRILKEPGLYFKLPVMQNLVRFDKRVLTTDAQTAEYLTLDKKRVLVDHVSRWRIQEPLEFYRSVRDEERAMARLDDLISARLRQETAKHNFLDFVREKREEIMQVVTKDTKETAKSFGIEVLDVRIKGLDLPKEVQASVFARMRAERERIAKRYRAEGEERAREIRAGADKEREIILATAYETSQKLSGEGDAQAVAIYAQAFGQDPEFYAFTRRLQTYEKVLSTGTTLVLSPDSELLRYLQNPKER from the coding sequence ATGGCTAGACTTCTTATCGGCCTCGGGCTTGTTGTTGTCTTTGCTCTCACCCAAACCGCCTTTACCATCGGTGAACGAGAGCAAGGTCTCATCATCCAACTCGGCAACCCTAAACGCATCCTCAAAGAGCCGGGGCTCTATTTCAAGCTGCCGGTTATGCAGAACCTCGTGCGTTTCGATAAGCGCGTGCTCACGACGGATGCCCAGACGGCGGAGTACCTGACGCTCGACAAGAAGCGCGTACTCGTTGACCATGTCTCGCGTTGGCGTATCCAGGAACCCTTGGAGTTTTATCGTAGCGTACGTGACGAAGAGCGGGCGATGGCGCGCTTAGACGACCTCATCTCAGCGCGTTTACGGCAGGAAACCGCTAAACATAACTTTCTGGATTTCGTCCGCGAAAAGCGCGAGGAAATCATGCAAGTCGTGACCAAGGACACCAAGGAAACCGCGAAATCCTTCGGCATCGAAGTGTTGGACGTGCGCATTAAAGGATTGGATCTCCCCAAAGAAGTGCAAGCCAGCGTGTTTGCCCGTATGCGAGCGGAACGAGAGCGGATCGCCAAACGCTACCGGGCTGAAGGTGAGGAGCGCGCCCGAGAGATCCGTGCTGGTGCCGATAAGGAGCGAGAGATTATTTTAGCCACCGCCTATGAGACCAGCCAAAAGCTCAGCGGCGAGGGGGATGCGCAGGCCGTGGCTATCTACGCCCAGGCCTTTGGTCAAGACCCGGAATTCTACGCCTTCACGCGACGGTTACAAACATATGAGAAGGTGCTGAGCACGGGCACGACCCTGGTGCTATCGCCGGACTCCGAGTTGCTCCGCTATCTGCAGAACCCGAAAGAGCGCTAG
- a CDS encoding DUF433 domain-containing protein: MALDWSQCSAVESIPGKVSGAWVFRGTRLPVSTVFENLEAGASIEEIAEWFDVTPEQITDVLEFAARSLDAPAHGHH; this comes from the coding sequence ATGGCACTTGACTGGTCACAATGTTCCGCCGTGGAGAGCATCCCCGGCAAGGTTAGCGGTGCGTGGGTGTTTCGCGGCACGCGCCTGCCCGTGTCTACCGTCTTTGAAAATCTTGAAGCCGGAGCCAGCATCGAGGAAATAGCCGAATGGTTCGATGTAACGCCCGAACAGATTACGGACGTTCTGGAATTCGCGGCGCGTAGCCTTGACGCTCCGGCGCACGGGCATCATTGA
- a CDS encoding CopG family transcriptional regulator — protein sequence MKKKLKYTDEPLQMGERVPDFLPPPSQLVKREATAKVTLELTQSSLAFFKRQAKQERVPYQRMIRGLIDAYAKYQQARS from the coding sequence ATGAAGAAGAAACTCAAATACACGGATGAGCCGCTGCAAATGGGCGAACGAGTCCCGGACTTCCTGCCGCCACCTTCCCAGCTAGTGAAACGAGAGGCGACGGCAAAAGTGACGCTGGAACTGACCCAAAGCAGTCTGGCTTTCTTCAAACGGCAGGCCAAACAAGAGCGAGTGCCGTATCAGCGGATGATCCGCGGCTTGATCGACGCCTACGCGAAGTATCAGCAAGCACGCTCATAG